The DNA region GGATAAAGCCCCCAACTTTAAAAATTTTTCACATAGCACCacaactttaaaaaaattatacaaaaatattttttaaaaatgatcattttGCCCCTAACCTCGTGAGATCCATTGTCGCCTTCGCCAACCATGCACTGCGCTCACCGTGCTCACTCGTGGCCCTCACGTGAGAGCTATTTACGACGATGGTTGCTCTTATGTCCCCTCTtaccttgtgcaaggttcgtgaGCGAGATATGCAGTGATGGGGCTAGTGGATTCGATAGAGGCCCTTATGCGAAGGCTATAGGTCAAATGATGACAGgggtaaaataatctttttacgTAGTTACTAGTGTTGCAAACTTTTCAAAGTTCAAACATTATGTAAAAATTTTTTGCAGTTACGAGCATTCTTCGAAAATTCACCCAAGTTAGAATTATATTtctaaattaaaaagaaaaggatCATAACTAAAAtgtgggctaattatatattaacctTTATAATTAAACCTCCTTAGCACCATGATCATTGGTTTTActgataaaaatacaaaaataatggGCAAAAAGGTGATTTCAATATTTCAGTTGGTGATGATATATGACGTTAATTGTGACGGACGATGACATCGTTGGAGGCTGCGGGTGGTTGTTATAGACGAGGAAAGCAATGACGAAAGATGAGGGTCGCTCTACATTTACGTCGTTCTCTTCATCCATAATAGTCACCCATAATCCCCAGCGATGTTATCGTCTGTCACCACCGATGTCATTCGTTAATATTAAttagaacattaaaattatttttttacttattattattgtacTTTGGTCAGTAAAATATGACGAAAATCGATGATGTTAGAATAAATAaaactagatattttatttttataattataaaaaattaaatataaaattttcaaatctaAAACTTGAGATGCTATGAAGGTCTAATAATAAAGGGATTTATCCCCTAAAATGCACTCGCAAATGTCTAAGGCATGGGGATGAGTTGCCGGACTGGTCCACTCCATCCAACCTTCATCTCTCATCTCAATAAACCAAAAGAACCGCTTAATTTTGAAGTCAACTTCTTTTGTACGCTTGAATCTGTAGAATTCCCACCGCAAGCCCTAAatctctcctccccctctcccgcGATCCACCGGTCTTCTCCCGTCGCTCGTTCCTGCGGTGGCCGCGGAGCCCCCCTGCCCGTGCGGACTTGGGGATCTAATTGTTCTCCATCAGATCTCCTTTCTTTTGCAATTATAATTACAACGAGAGTCGGAAGGCCGAGTCTGGAAGAGGGGAAGGGAGAAAGGAGCAAAGCGATGGTGCGCGACAGGGACGTACCCCCGGCCGTCCGCGTCTACACCGTCTGCGACGAATCCAGGTTCGGAAACAGTCCTTCGTCTCCGAATCATCACGCTCATTATACCCTACTCCTCGTTcggttctcttttcttttctttaactgtTCGTCTCTTGGGTGGAACGAGTTGATAATTCTGATGGTATGTCTTCTATTTGTTCTGTCTCCTTGAGTTGTCTATCGTGAATTTGCAGATATCTGATCGTGAGAAACGTGCCGGCTTTAGGCTGTGGTGATGACCTGTCCAGGTTGTTTGGATCGTATGGCGAGATAGAAGAGTAAAGCCATTTTCCTGACCCtgctctttttctttttgaatgatTATGGATCCCGTGATGTTCTCAGTTTGTGTCTCTCCCTTGCAACATCGATAGGGATCACCAACTGTTGCGTAGAATTGTTCGATGATTATCACTTGGTCTAGATGCACCATTGAAGATGATGATTCTTAAAAGATTGATTGGGTGATCACGAATTCCGAAAGCTTAAAGTATTAGAAAAGGACCCAATATATACTTTAAGTAAATTGGTATAGGCTTGCCGTGACCGTTTGAAGATTCTCTTAAAGATAAATATCATCTCAAAGCTATTGATTGCGTAACCATAGATCCCAAAAGCTTAAGCTATAGAAAGAGCCCGATGTATACTTTAACAATGATGTTTGCCATGATGCAAATCATTTGAACTCCTTAGAAGGTTTCTACCCGAATTTGTAAAATTATCCAAGAGTTTCGTTAGATCATTTAAACTTCGAGAAGGAACCAGAAATGAGATTAGTcattccaaataaaaaaaaaaggtttgagcCAATGATTTTGACAAATTTTATTTGTTAATTCAGTtcaatatatttttaatctttaatAGTTGAAaagttatatttaaatttatgagcAGATATTTTAAACTTTTTAGTTACCTTTTTTACTGTTGATTATCTAAGTATGGCATAAaatctaaatttcatatttgttctacttcatgatttgatgcatatgatattattatattaCATACTATCTCATAACGTAGGTTTTCACTTTTTTACttgaattatattattttatgttcATGTGTAATATGTGGATTATCTTGCATGATATTGTCTACTAGGTTTCTTGTAGATGGCCAAAATCTGATATGCCAATTATTTTGGGACTGTTGGTTTGACTATGGTGGTTCTTAAATTGCCTCAGCTGATTATTTAAACCATACATAACTCAGGTTCGAATGGTCCAACTAACATCTTGATGGGCCCTTTCCGGATTGAAGAGATGCGGTGATCCTATCTACTGTCCTTGATGAACTTCAAGCATTTTAGGATGAATTTTTGTGAGTCAGCAAGTTTTAAAAGAAACGTAAGATACCTTAACTTAATGTTATAGTACCTGAAATAATATTCATTACTTAAGTTCTATAGGCAGCCAAGAAAAATTATTAGCATAGACTATTTGTTTCTTATCATGTAAATATTGTAATTACCAATAGGAAAAAGAACAGTGTGGAGTTTGGGATATATTTTTGGACCTcggattttctccttttttttattcatAGAATCTttctttgatgttttaaattaaacaactaaagatcctatgtgtgtgtgtgtgtgtgtgtgtgtgtgtgttgaagaTATAAACATATTTGTCGTGAAATGGTGCCCTTTTGCATTATTTTAAGCTTATTTTTTATTAACTTTCAGGTGTAAACCCATGGATGCAGAAGATTGTGATCCTTTCACTGATGTTTATTGGATCAAATTCTCACAGGTCAGCAATGCAAGGTAATAAACAAATGTTTTGAGTGTTCTTATTAACAAAGAAGCTTACCTTTTTCTTGGaaatgatatttctttccatttTCAATGTGGCACTGTACTTCAGATTACATAGATCACCAATTCATTCTTTGACAATTTTCAGACAAGTGCATCTTCCAATTATTTTTAATCCCTGCAGTCGTTTAAAACTAGTGGAGGAAATAGACTGGGTGTTGACTGTAAAGTTGTAGACCTGATAAGATTTGGTAAATATATGAGTATTTCATAACATATATTGTTTGAAGTTTCCAGGAGGGTTTTTTGCAACAGGTTAGTGACCCTTTTGTAAAGTGCCTTGTGCACATATTTTGCATGTCTATtctgtaataaaaatatatatggaagaaaaaaaaatcatagatctGGTACCTGAACTCATAACAAGTTTAGGCAACTCACTTCTTTTGATAGTTTTGA from Musa acuminata AAA Group cultivar baxijiao unplaced genomic scaffold, Cavendish_Baxijiao_AAA HiC_scaffold_1052, whole genome shotgun sequence includes:
- the LOC135665986 gene encoding uncharacterized protein LOC135665986, which translates into the protein MSCRTGPLHPTFISHLNKPKEPLNFEVNFFCTLESVEFPPQALNLSSPSPAIHRSSPVARSCGGRGAPLPVRTWGSNCSPSDLLSFAIIITTRVGRPSLEEGKGERSKAMVRDRDVPPAVRVYTVCDESRYLIVRNVPALGCGDDLSRLFGSYGEIEECKPMDAEDCDPFTDVYWIKFSQVSNARFAKRKLDESVFLGNLLKVSYAPQFESVLDVKEKLEGRTKEVLGRIKSANVRTEGSKSQISSNSTIIGSSCQHWLDPAPSASSNSELQGRQREFARGGQISHVGDAPLSHVSSNKEYFPTPSMNETVRLVREKLDKIQSRSGNTDTASASKRAKVDNRRRI